TCCGTGAACAGCGATACGAGTTGATCCCCTTGTGGAACGGCGATCATACTGTTGAATGTATGTGGGCGATTTTCTGCAAACGCAGATACCATGATGTCCACTCCTGCAGCAGTTTGACCAACCTCCAGCGGAACAACATCTGGATACTTTGACTTCACTTGCTTCAAATAGACGTACAGATCCTCTGGTGTTTCCAGGCTCGGCGAGCCGAGTTCCTCGTAAATCTTCTTATTGACGAGATATCCTGCGTTGCCGTTTGGCTGCGTGGTATACCAGTTAGGGAACTGATATAGCTTACCGTCAGGTGAGCGAAGCAATTCGAGCGTAGACTCCCCAGCCCACTTTTTCAGATTGGGGTATTTATTCAGATAATCATCGAACGGGACCAACATCCCCTCAGAACGGAGCTTTTCGACATCCGCTCCACGATCCATCCATATAACATCCGGCAGTTCACCGGCCACGATCATGGTACTGAGCTTGTTCTTGGCGACGCCACCGGAGCTGATCGGCACTACGTCGATCTTTTTATTCTCTTTGATCCACTTCGTCGAAGCATCTTTACCCCAATCCGGCATTGTGTACCAGTCATAATGGCCGTAGAATGAGAATTCCAGCGGTTTCTCTCCCAGTACAAAGGTATCCCCCGAGACTGGGTAATTCTTCTCTTGGCTTGCAGTATTACCTCCTGAACCCGAACATCCCATTAAAGCCATGACAATGATAAGTGTGACTGACAAGCCAGAGAGAAGGTTCTTTTCCCCTTTTTTCATTATGAGTGCTCCCTTCGCGATTCATCTATGGTCAAAGCGGACGCTTAAAGCCTTGTCCGGGATTTGCTTGAATTACTCCTTCAAAGAACCGATTAATACACCCTTCACAAAATATTTCTGTACGAATGGATAGACGCAGAGGATTGGAATGGTTGCCACCATCATCGTCGACATGGACAACGATTTGGTAGTTACGGTTTTCATCGCGCTCATCCGGCCCTGTGCAGCAGCATCCATGTTCTGCATCTGTTCCATCATGATATTAGCATTAAGTATCTGCTGAAGCTTAGTTTGAATGGGTAGAAGATCCGTGTTAGATATGTAGATACTTGGCGCAAACCAATCATTCCAGTGATACACTGCCGTAAACAGCGACAGCGTAGCAATGACCGGTCCCGATAGAGGAAGTACGATTCGGATGAATACCCCCCAGTTCGAGGAACCGTCGATACGGGCGGACTCCTCAAGCCCGGGCGGGATACCCTTAAAGAACGTCCGGAATATGATCATATTCCACACGCTGATAATGCCTGGTATGACCATAACCCAAAAAGAGTTCATCAGACCCAGCTCCCGAATGAGCAAGTAGTTGGGTATAAGTCCGCCGCTGAAGTACATCGTTATGATGCAAGTTACCATATAAAAGTTGCGACCCATTAATTCGCGTTTAGAAATGCCATAAGCTAATATGGCTGTTGCCACAATGGAGAGCAGTGTACCCAGCAACGTTCGGAGCACCGAGATGATGAAACCGTCAATCAGTCGCTCATCCTTAAACACCACATGATAATTTTCAAGCGTGAATTCACGCGGCCAGAATGTAATGCCGCCCTGCATCGTATCTGTCCCGGAGTTAAATGAAATGGCGGCAGCGTTCCAGAACGGATATAACGCAATAAATGTAAACAAAGCCAATAAGAAGTAAATTATGCCAACAAACCATCGATCCCCATTCGACAGCCTCATGTGTATCTCTCCCCCTT
This window of the Paenibacillus marchantiae genome carries:
- a CDS encoding carbohydrate ABC transporter permease, translating into MRLSNGDRWFVGIIYFLLALFTFIALYPFWNAAAISFNSGTDTMQGGITFWPREFTLENYHVVFKDERLIDGFIISVLRTLLGTLLSIVATAILAYGISKRELMGRNFYMVTCIITMYFSGGLIPNYLLIRELGLMNSFWVMVIPGIISVWNMIIFRTFFKGIPPGLEESARIDGSSNWGVFIRIVLPLSGPVIATLSLFTAVYHWNDWFAPSIYISNTDLLPIQTKLQQILNANIMMEQMQNMDAAAQGRMSAMKTVTTKSLSMSTMMVATIPILCVYPFVQKYFVKGVLIGSLKE